In Yersinia enterocolitica subsp. enterocolitica, one DNA window encodes the following:
- the citD gene encoding citrate lyase acyl carrier protein — MKIIREAVAGTLESSDVMVRIAPLNPPEIDLQIHSSVDKQFGDAIRYSVLALLEQYRVTGVQLIIDDKGALDCVLQARLETALLRASDEKILPWRAH, encoded by the coding sequence ATGAAAATTATCAGAGAGGCCGTCGCCGGAACGTTGGAATCGAGCGACGTTATGGTGCGTATCGCGCCATTAAATCCACCCGAAATAGATCTGCAAATACACAGCAGTGTAGACAAGCAGTTTGGTGACGCCATTCGCTACAGCGTACTGGCGTTGCTGGAACAGTATCGGGTAACCGGAGTGCAACTGATTATTGACGATAAAGGTGCGTTGGATTGCGTTTTACAGGCACGACTGGAAACCGCATTGCTGAGAGCCAGTGATGAAAAAATTCTGCCATGGAGAGCGCATTGA
- a CDS encoding aldolase/citrate lyase family protein — protein sequence MKPEMKNRMRRSMLFVPGANAAMVSNAFIYQSDALMFDLEDSVILREKDAARRLVYHALQHPLYQDVETIVRVNALDSAYGLADLEAVVRGGADIVRLPKTDNAKDVEDMAREISRIESECGREVGSTGLLAAIESAQGITQALAIAQASPRLMGIALGAEDYVRNLRTERSPEGIELLFARCSILQAARAVGIQAFDTVYSDANNEAGFLQEAALIKQLGFDGKSLINPRQIELLHNLYAPTEKEVRYAQAVVDAAAAAEAEGRGVVSLNGKMVDSPVIERARLVLQRAVSGLREE from the coding sequence ATGAAACCTGAAATGAAAAACAGAATGCGCCGCAGCATGTTATTTGTCCCCGGAGCTAATGCTGCGATGGTCAGTAATGCGTTTATTTATCAATCCGATGCGTTGATGTTTGATCTGGAAGACTCCGTCATTCTGCGCGAAAAAGATGCTGCTCGTCGCCTGGTCTATCACGCCTTGCAGCATCCGCTTTATCAGGATGTAGAAACTATCGTTCGGGTCAATGCATTGGACTCGGCTTATGGTCTGGCTGATTTAGAGGCCGTGGTGCGTGGTGGCGCGGATATCGTGCGTTTGCCGAAAACCGATAACGCGAAAGATGTTGAAGATATGGCACGTGAAATCAGCCGTATTGAATCGGAATGTGGCCGTGAAGTGGGTAGCACCGGCTTGCTGGCCGCCATTGAATCAGCACAAGGTATCACTCAAGCGCTGGCTATTGCGCAGGCATCACCGCGTTTAATGGGTATTGCGTTGGGAGCTGAAGATTATGTCCGCAACTTGCGCACTGAGCGCTCACCCGAAGGGATTGAGCTGCTGTTTGCTCGCTGTTCAATATTGCAGGCCGCCCGTGCGGTAGGGATTCAGGCTTTTGACACCGTGTATTCCGATGCTAATAACGAAGCGGGTTTTTTGCAGGAAGCCGCACTTATCAAGCAACTGGGTTTTGATGGCAAGTCATTGATAAACCCACGCCAAATCGAACTGTTACACAACCTCTATGCGCCAACCGAGAAAGAAGTCCGCTATGCCCAGGCGGTAGTTGATGCGGCGGCGGCGGCAGAAGCCGAAGGGCGCGGTGTGGTTTCTCTGAACGGCAAGATGGTGGACAGCCCGGTGATTGAACGGGCGCGGTTGGTTTTGCAACGTGCGGTCAGCGGCCTGCGTGAGGAATAA